The DNA region GCCTTCTCCATCAGTTCCGGGTACTGATCATTCCAGTTCTGCTTGCAGGCCTTGGCCATCAGCTCTTCGAGCATTGCGAACATTTGCGGCGCGGTGCGCATCATGTAGGCGTTTGCCCACGACTCATCGCCGATCACGTACTTGATGCCGTTGTGATCCATTGCACCAATCGTGGCGATCTCAAGCGGATCACCATCTCGCATTACGCAGACGCAATAGTCCTGGCGATCTACCAGCCATTCTTCTTTCGTGTGATTGCTCATGCCGTCACCGCCATTGTGATCAGGACGCAGAAAATACCGATGGCAAAGCCGGCAAAGGTGCAGGCCAGTGTCATTGCTGATTTAGGAATCATCAGAAGCCCTCCTTGCCGCGCTGAGATTCCCATTCGAACGGGATGACGATCACCCCGCCCTCCCGCAGACGATCCACGCAACGCTCGCCCATGGCCGACGGCAGCGCCTTGCCGTCGAGGTTCGAGATGATCACCGTCGGGCGCATCTGCTCGTACCGGCCGTTGATGATTGAGAACAGCGTGGTCAGTTCAAAGTCGCTCGGGGTTTCTTTGCTCACGCCAATTTCATCCAGGACGAGCAGAGACGGAGCGATAAGGCCGGCCAGGATCATTCCCTCATTTCGCTCAGTGCCGCCGCCATACGTTGATTTGATGTCATGCAAGATTGAGCCGATCGTGCGGTACACGGCCGTGGCAGAGGTTCTGCGCATCAGTTCGTTGGCGATGGCGGTGCCCAGGTGCGTCTTGCCGGTACCGGGCTTCCCGAGCATCAGCAGGCAGCGGCCAGATTCGGAGATCTGCGGGAACTCGGCGACGTACCGGCGGCAAGTGCCCAGGGCTTTGAGCTGTTCGGGCGTGGTGGCCACGTACCCGGCGAGCGTCTTGCCGGCGAAGCGTTTCGGAATCAGCGCTGAGCCGAGCTTGACGGACAACTCGTAGCGTTCGTGAATCTTGACCTGCTCAGCCGCCTCTTCCTTCTCGATCCGCGTGCACTCAGGGCAGCCGGTCTTGAACACCTTGCCGAAAATCACGTTCACGGTTTGCGGGAACTGGCCGTGGTCTTCGCAGATCCCAGTGGTCTGCTGCGGAGCAGGCGCACTGCTCGGCATGGCAATTACTTTTTCAGATCGCATAGCTGCCGTCCTCCCTAGTGATCAAGCCGGCGGTGTAGTCGCGCTCAGCGAAACCGGTGTGACGGGACTGCGGAAACTGGTGCACGTTGCTGGCGACCTTGACCTCGTCCTCCCAGCGCTTGCCGTTGAGCCATGTCGTCGGGTGCGGGATGTACTTACCGGCGTCCTTGGTCCAGTCAGCGCAGACCACTTGCTTGGCCAGGCCGCTGGCGATCAGGGCGAACAGTTCGTCAGTGACCTTGAGTTTCTTCCAAGCCTTCTCGGCGTTCGCCTTGCCCTTCTTGTTCGGGTACAGCTTCCAGAACTTCGGGAACAGATCCTCGGTCGCCGATGCCGCAGGCGTCGGTGGTGTGAGGGGATCAGCAGTCAGGTTAAGGGAGTCAGTAGAGAGGGAGTCAGCCGGAGCGCTTTCGATTTTATCGGTAGGACTTCTGCCAAAATCCGAAGTGATACATCCATCTGATACTGAAGGGATAAACGACTCGGGTTCGTTACGGTGCGGGTTCTGATGTTTAACGAAGTTGTCGATTTCGATGTAGCGCTTTTCACCCACAGTGTAGCGAAAGATGAAGCCGGTCTCGGCAAGCCAGTTGAGCATGTCGTCCATGTCGAGGCCGTCGCGGTACGGGAACAGTTCGCCCTTGATGCGAAGCGGACGATCTTCCAGGCGCCCTTCCCGATCAGCGAGAAGCCACAGACCTTCAAACAGCAGGGTTAGCATTGGGTCTGCCACGCCGAGCAGTTCATTTTTGAACAGGGCGGGTTTGAGGTTGCGTGCTCGGGCCATTACTTGCCCTCCTTGTTGAGCAGATCGGCGTCACGGCGAGCCCACAGAGCCTGGAGCTTCGTCAGGCCTTTACCGGTGACGCGTGGCGTGGACACGGTGGTCTTGCCGTTTTCGGGGTGCTCGAAGGTGCTGAGCTTTGCGGTCAGGTAGCCGGATTCAATCGGGCCTTGCATCGGCTCGTTTTTGCGGAGAGTTACCCAGCGACGCTGGCGCATGAAAGCCATCAGGCGATTCTGGCCGGTGCCGATTAGCTTCGCGGCTTCGGCTACCGAGTAGGTTTCGTGCGTGACAGTGACGGCGTCGAAAAAAGCTGTCTTTGGCGCGTCGGCGGCGACCTTCTGCTCGAGCATCAGGTTTTCATTGGAAAGCTCGGTGTTGTCCGCTTCCAGGGCGACGACCTTCTTCACGTTGTCGGTGAGCAAGGCCAGCAAGGTGCGCGGGTCGTTGAGGGCGGCGACGTAGTCGAAGGAAGGCTTGGCGGTCTGATCTTCCAGTTCCTGCCAGCGATCCACCAGGCGGGCGGTGAACTCCGGGCAGAGCTGGGCGACGACAATGAAGCTGTCGCGCTTGCCGACGAGGTACTGTTTTGCCGGGCGGCGCAGCGAATCAAGGTATTCCTCAATTTGAGGAGAACCGATAACGCCCTTCAGGGCCAGACTATCAATCGTCCGCTTCACATTGTCGTGGCGAAGACCGACCAGTTCGGCCATGTCCCGCGAAGACATCGTGGTACGCGACACGTTTTCGTAATTATTAAAACGTGTCGCGACCTGTCCGGTATTGTCCTGCTGTATCTGTGCGTGCATAATCTTCTCCACTTGCTTTACCGCTGTAGAAAAAGCCGACCTCGTACGTCGGCTTTTTTGTGTCTGAAATTCAGGCGGCCTTCACCGACTGCTTGAATACTTCAAGGCTGACGATCACCTCCTCAGCCTCTTTGAGCAGGACCGACTTCTCACGAGAACAGACGCGGCCATCGGCCTGGGCGTCGAATGCAAGACGGGTCACGTCTGCCAGATCGGCGTGTAGGCGAAGCAGCGCGGTGTTCAAATTGATACCTTCCGGCTTTTCCTTCGGCACCAGGTCGAAACCGAAAGACTCAGCCCAAGCCTTCAACGGCCGGAAGTCCTGGGTGAACTTCATGATCCGGTGTAGCTCTTCCACGTTCATGCGGTGGGTGTCGTAGTCAGGGTTGGCTTTCTGCGAAAGCAGAGTTCTGGACTTAAAGTCAGCGCCCTCGGCGATTTTTCGGGTGCCGTGGTCATCGACCACTTCGTAAATCGCCTTCATCAATTCCTGCATGTCACACCTCGAAAATTGTTACGTGGCTGGATGCCATCAGGTCAGCGATCCTTTACTCATCAACTGATCAAGGACGCATCCATGACCGACTCTTCCGAACTACAAGGCGAGGTAACCGCCCTTTGCTGCCTGGTGGTCGCCTTGGCTTCCACCCTTCCCTTGTCGTCTCAACTCAGGCTGTGGCCTGCGTTTGAGCGGGTTGCCGGTCCGTTAAGGGGTCGGCTTGGTCGCGAAGAGCTGCGCGGTTTTGAACGCGCAACCGCTTCGCTTGCCTCAAATCGAAATCACGGATGAACCCATGACCCTTTCTTCTTGGCCCCGAATTAGGTGCCAGCCCCGCCTGGTCCAGTCCCTGTCGCGGCACCTAATAAGGGGCCGGACCGTTACCTGGACGGGAATATTGAAACCACGTTCTCTGCCTGCGCCTCTTGTGCGCAGTGATCAGCGAGGCGTCTTCGCAAGGTTGTTTTATCCGTTGCGAGACGTGCAGCGCTGCGTCGCTCGACCGCCCGCTCTGTCATTTGCAAAATCCGGTCAGCGAGTTGATCCATGCCGATACCAACCTCATCTGCCCAGCGCTCAAGCTCGTCCTTCTCGTCCTGCGTGTACTGCCCTACTTCGGGTATTGCAGACAT from Pseudomonas sp. ACM7 includes:
- a CDS encoding ATP-binding protein, producing MRSEKVIAMPSSAPAPQQTTGICEDHGQFPQTVNVIFGKVFKTGCPECTRIEKEEAAEQVKIHERYELSVKLGSALIPKRFAGKTLAGYVATTPEQLKALGTCRRYVAEFPQISESGRCLLMLGKPGTGKTHLGTAIANELMRRTSATAVYRTIGSILHDIKSTYGGGTERNEGMILAGLIAPSLLVLDEIGVSKETPSDFELTTLFSIINGRYEQMRPTVIISNLDGKALPSAMGERCVDRLREGGVIVIPFEWESQRGKEGF
- a CDS encoding phage replication protein, whose product is MARARNLKPALFKNELLGVADPMLTLLFEGLWLLADREGRLEDRPLRIKGELFPYRDGLDMDDMLNWLAETGFIFRYTVGEKRYIEIDNFVKHQNPHRNEPESFIPSVSDGCITSDFGRSPTDKIESAPADSLSTDSLNLTADPLTPPTPAASATEDLFPKFWKLYPNKKGKANAEKAWKKLKVTDELFALIASGLAKQVVCADWTKDAGKYIPHPTTWLNGKRWEDEVKVASNVHQFPQSRHTGFAERDYTAGLITREDGSYAI
- a CDS encoding phage antirepressor KilAC domain-containing protein; its protein translation is MHAQIQQDNTGQVATRFNNYENVSRTTMSSRDMAELVGLRHDNVKRTIDSLALKGVIGSPQIEEYLDSLRRPAKQYLVGKRDSFIVVAQLCPEFTARLVDRWQELEDQTAKPSFDYVAALNDPRTLLALLTDNVKKVVALEADNTELSNENLMLEQKVAADAPKTAFFDAVTVTHETYSVAEAAKLIGTGQNRLMAFMRQRRWVTLRKNEPMQGPIESGYLTAKLSTFEHPENGKTTVSTPRVTGKGLTKLQALWARRDADLLNKEGK
- a CDS encoding phage regulatory CII family protein, whose translation is MQELMKAIYEVVDDHGTRKIAEGADFKSRTLLSQKANPDYDTHRMNVEELHRIMKFTQDFRPLKAWAESFGFDLVPKEKPEGINLNTALLRLHADLADVTRLAFDAQADGRVCSREKSVLLKEAEEVIVSLEVFKQSVKAA